Below is a window of Nocardioides sp. S-1144 DNA.
TCGAGCGGTTCTGGCGGGCCAGCAGCGACGACGTCGACGACCCGAACCCCTGGCTCGCCGGCATGATGCGGGCGCCGGTCGTGATCCTCCCGTGCAGCAGCAAGGACGCCTACCTCGACCGCTACGCCGAGCCCGACAAGGGCTGGACCGACCGCGACGAGGCCCGCTGGCCCCTCCCGTTCTGGCACATGGACGCCGCCATGGCGTCGCTGCTGATCCTGCAGACCGTCACCGACGCCGGACTCGGCGCCTGCTTCTTCGGGGTCGTCCCGGAGCGCGCCGGCGACGTCCGCGAGGAGTTCGCGATCCCGCCCGACCACGACCCGGTCGGCGTCATCACCGTCGGCCACCCCCGGCCGGGCGGCGCGAAGGGGTCACCGAGCCGGCGCGAGCGGCGGCCCTGGCAGGAGTCCGTCCGTCGTGGGGGCTGGCCGCGCTGACGGCACCGGCGCGGCCACCGGGCCGCGGCACGTCGAGGCGAACGCCGCGCCCAGCAGCCGGTTGAGGGCGACGTACGCGGGCTGCTCGGGGTCGGCGTACTGCCGCCCGGTCAGCGCGGCGGTCACCCGGCGGCGCCCGTCGCGCGAGCTGAACGACAGCGTGTGCGTGCCGAACGAGGCGCCGTCGTGGCCGAAGAGCCACCTCCCGGGCCGGCACGGGTCCGGGATCCGGTAGCTGCCGTAGCCGTAGGCCACGCCGATCCCGGCCGGGTCGTCGGCGCGGGTGACCGTGGAGCGCATGGTGTCGACCAGCCGCGGGGCGAGCAGGCGGCCGCGCGACAGCGCCACCTGGAACCGGTTCAGGTCACGCGTGGTGGTGAGCAGCGCGCCGGCGGCGGAGAACATGGTCGGGTTGAACGAGCCCAGGTCGAGCGGACGGCGTCCGCCGAGGTCGGCGTACTCGCGCAGGCGCGGCGCGGGCATCCGCCGGCCGACCGCCCAGGTGCTCTCGGTCATCCGCGCCGGCCGCAGGATCCGCTGCTGCGCGAGGGCGGTGAGCGAGCGGCCGGTGGCCCTGCGCAGCATCAGCCCGACGATGACGTAGCCGGTGTTGGAGTAGCCGAACGAGGTGCCGGGCTCGAAGAGCCAGGGCAGCTGCTTGGCGACACCCACCAGCTCGCGGTCGGTGCGGCGCGGGCTGATCGCGGCGAGGAACCTCGCGTTCGTCGTGGCGTCGGCCACCAGCGCCGCCAGGTAGTCGGGCACGCCGCTGCGGTGGCTGAGCAGCTCGCCGAGCGTGACGTCGGACCGGGCCGGCCACAGCCCCGGCAGCACGTCGCCGATCGTCGTCCCGAGCGTCCACCGGCCGCGCTGCACCTGCTGCAGGGCCAGGACGGCCGTGAGCTGCTTGGTCACGCTCGCGGCCCGGAAGCGCGCCTGGTCGGACGCCGCCCGGCGGGGCGCGAGCCGGGCGGACCCGGCGGAGCCACCCGAGCGGTCGCCGCGGTCGACCACCTCGAACGTCGCCGCCACGGCACCGGCCCGGACGACGCGGCGCAGCGCCTGGCGCAGCCGGGGACCGGGCGGCGGCGCCGGCGCGGCCTCCCCCGACGTCGCCGCGGCACCACGAGGTGCGGGCTCGGCGGTCGCGGGTCCGGCGGTCGCGGGAGCGACCAGCGCTCCGCTCGTGACGAGCGCGGCGGCCACCGCGGCGCCCAGGGTCGTCCTCCAGCACTGGCTGCGTCGGCGCATCGCATCTCTCCCGGGACGTGGTGTGCCCCAGGACTACCAGACCGCCGGTGACGAGCCGGGCCGGAGGGTGCGGGCGAGCAGCTGCTGCAGCGCGGCGAAGTGCCGCTCGGCCGCGGCCTCGTCGTACATCGCGGTGTCGGCCATCGTGTAGCCGTGCGGCGCGCCCGCGTAGACCTCGTTGGTCGCCTCGAGCCCGTGCTGCTCGAGCGTCGCGCCCAGGGTCGCGACCGCCTCGGGCGGCATCGATCCGTCGTGGTCGGCGTGCCCGAACACGAAGGCGGCCCGGGCCGACCCGAGCCCGGCGTGCGGGCTGTCGGGCTCGTCGGTGACCAGGCCGCCGCCGTGGAAGCCGCCGCACGCGACGACGTCGCCGGGGTGGCCGGTCGCGGCCCGGACGGCGAGCCGGGCGCCCATGCAGTAGCCGGTCACCCCGATCGGGCCGGCGTCGACCCCCTCGAGACCGCGCAGGGCGGCGACGTACGCCGCGATGTCGGGCACCGCCAGGTCGGCGGTGAGCCGGCCCACGCGCGGCATGGCGGCGGCGAAGAACTCCTCGCGGGCACCCGGCTCGGTCAGGTCGCGGTGCGGCCCGACCGCGTCGACGTCGCCCTCGCGGTGGAAGACGTTCGGGGCCAGCACGACGTAGCCCCAGGAGGCGATCCGGTCGCACATCGCCGCGATCTGCGGACGCAGCCCGATCGCGTCCATGAAGAACAGCACGCCCGGGCCGGCACCGGCCGGGGGCCGGGCGAGGTGGGCCTGCGCGGTACCGGTGGGGACGGCGATCTCGGTCAGCTCCATGCCCCGACCGTAGGACGTCGGCCCTCACCCCCACGGTCGTCGGCGGTGGGAATCTCCCCGGCCCCGGGGCAGACTGGTCGGGCGGGGAGACCACCGACCCCGCGCGAGGAGAGTCTCGGAGGTCGACGTGGACGAGAAGGACGAGCAGGTCGAGGGCCGCGACGTGCGCACCGGACGGAGCGCGGCGGCCGCGCGGATGGCCCAGCAGCACCTGTGGGTCGACGAGCAGGTCCGGCGCGCGATGGAGCGCGGCGAGTTCGACGACCTGCCCGGCGCCGGCAAGCCGATCGAGGGCCTCGGCGGCGACCACGACCCCGACTGGTGGCTGAAGAAGCTCGTCGAGCGCGAGAACATCGCCGTCCTGCCGATGTCGGTCCAGCTCCGCAAGGAGGACGCCGACCTCGACGACCGGCTCGACAAGATCGCCTTCGAGGCCGAGGTGCGCCGCGTCCTGGTCGACTTCAACCAGCGCGTGGTCGCCGCCCGGTACCGCGCGCCGGAGGGCCCGCCCCTGGTGACGATGCCGCGCGACGTCGACGCGACCGTCGCGGCCTGGGCCGGGCGCCGCGCGGAGCGCCGGGCCGCGGCCCGCGCCCGCGCCGAGCAGGCGGCGTCCGAGGCCCGACCGCGGCGCTGGTGGCAGCGGCGGCCGGGCTCGCGGGACGGCTCCTGAGGCGCGCGGGGAGAGATCGGTCATATCCCTGCGCGGTGAACGGCTGCTAACTTCCGCGACATGCCCGCCTCCCAGAGCGCCAAGGACTTCTTCCGACCGCTGGCGGTCGGCGCACCGACGCCGCTGACCGAGATCCCGTTCCGCCCGAGCCGGGCGATCCACTTCTTCGACCCCAGCAACCCGAAGATGGCCGCGAAGATCCCGGCCATGGTCGGCACCGTCGACGTGCTGCTCGGCAACCTCGAGGACGCCGTCAAGGCCGACAACAAGGTCGCCGCCCGCGAGGGCCTGGTGCGGATCGGCCAGGAGACCGAGGGCCTCGGCGGCGGTGGTCCCACCCAGCTCTGGACCCGCATCAACTCCCTCGACAGCCCCTGGGCGCTCGACGACCTCACCACGCTGGTGCCGGCGATCGGCGACCGGCTGGACGTCGTCATGGTGCCGAAGGTGCAGGGCGCCGAGGACATCCACTACGTCGATCGGCTGCTCGCCCAGCTCGAGGCCCGGGCCGGGCTCGACCGGCCGATCCTGGTGCACGCGATCCTGGAGACCGCCCGCGGCGTCGCCAACGTCGAGGAGATCTGCGGCGCCTCGCCGCGCATGCAGGGCCTCTCGCTCGGCCCGGCCGACCTCGCGGCCGACCGCCGGATGAAGACCACCCGCGTCGGCGGCGGCCACCCGGGCTACCTCGTGCGCCAGGACCCGCCGATCGACGAGCTCGGCGTCGCCCAGGTCGAGGCGGCCCGCGCGACGCACCAGCAGGACCTGTGGCACTACACGATCGCGCGGATGGTCGACGCCTGCGCGATGCACGGCATCTACCCCTACTACGGCCCGTTCGGCGACATCGCCGACACCGTGGCCTGCGAGGACCAGTTCCGCAACGCGTTCCTGCTCGGCTGCGTCGGCACGTGGAGCCTGCACCCGAAGCAGATCGCCATCGCCAACCGTGTCTTCTCCCCCTCCGTCGAGGACGTCGCGCACGCCCGGCGCGTCGCCGCCGCGATGGGCGACGGCACCGGCGCGGTCATGCTCGACGGCAAGATGGAGGACGACGCCTCGCTCAAGCAGTGCCTGGTGATGGTCGAGCTCGCCGAGCAGCTCGCGGCGATCGATCCCGAGCTGAGGGCGGCCTACGACGCCATCCCGAGCGGCGAGGAGGCCTGACGTGGGCGCCTTCACCCCGCTGCGCTCGGTCCTCTACATGCCCGGCTCCAACGCCCGGGCGCTCGAGAAGGCCCGGTCGATCCCCTGCGACGGGCTGATCCTCGACCTCGAGGACGCCGTCGCGCCCGACGCCAAGGCCGCCGCCCGCGACGCCGCGTGCGCGGCCGCGGCGTCCGGCGGGTACGGCCGCCGCACCGTCACGATCCGGGTCAACGGGATCGGCACCGAGTGGCACGACGCCGACCTCGCGGCGGCCAGCGCCGCCGGTCCGGCCGCGGTCGTCGTCCCCAAGGTCGACAGCGCCGCCGCGGTGCAGGGCCTGGTCGCGGCGATGGAGCGGGCCGGCGCGCCCGACCACACGAAGCTCTGGGCGATGGTGGAGACCCCCGCCGCGATCCTCGACGCGCTGGCCATCGCGCGCGCCTCCGAGCGGCTCACGGTGCTGGTGCTCGGCACCAACGACCTGGTCAAGGAGCTGTACGCCGAGCACGTGCCCGGCCGCGCGCCGATCCTCCCGTCGCTGCACACCGTGCTGCTCGCGGCCCGCGCCGCCGGCATCGCGGTCCTCGACGGCGTCCACAACGACGTGAAGGACACCGAGGGGTTCCTCGCCGAGTGCGACCAGGGCCGCCAGATGGGCTTCGACGGCAAGACGCTCATCCACCCCGGGCAGGTCGACGGCGCCAACGCGGCGTTCGCGCCGTCGGCGCAGGCCGTCGAGGACGCCCGCGGCCTGGTCGCCGCCTGGGGGGCCGGCGCCGGGTCGGGCGTGGTGACCTTCCACGGCCGGATGGTGGAGAACCTGCACGTCGAGTCCGCCCGCCGCACGCTGTCGATCGCCGAGGCGGTCGCCGCGCTCGAGGGCTGAGGCCGGGACACGTCGTACAAGCACGTACACCACGGAACCCGACGAGCACCTCCCCGCCTGGACCGGCCGGGGCGGACGCCGTCGTGTACGTGGTTGTACGACGGCCCCCGCTCCAGCCTCTCGGGCCCGCTGGCAGGGTGGCCCCGTGCACCTCGTGTTCCTCTTCGGGCCGCAGGCCGTCGGCAAGATGACGGTCGGGCGCGAGCTGGCCAGGCTGACGCCGTACCGGCTGTTCCACAACCACGCGACCATCGAGCCGCTTCTCGAGGTCTTCGAGTGGGACGACCCGGGGTTCCAGCGGCTCAAGGAGGAGTTCCGGCGCCGGGTGGTCGAGGAGGCCCTCGCGAGCGGGCTGCCGGGCCTCGTCCTCACCTACGTCTGGGCGCTCGACGTCGCCGAGGACACCGCGGCGGTCGAGCGTCTGACCGCGCCGGTGCTGGCGGCCGGGGGCCGGGTCGACCACGTGGAGCTGTACGCCGACGTCGACACCCGCCTCGGGCGCGAGGGCACCCCGCTGCGGCTCGAGGCCAAGCCCTCCAAGCGCGACGTCGAGTGGCAGCGTGCCCACCTCCTCGAGTGGGGTCGCGAGTACCGGCTGAGCACCGGACCCGACCAGCCGTTCCCGCTCGACGCCCCGCACCACCGCGTCGACAACACCGACCTGTCGCCCACGGCGGCGGCCCGCCGGATCGTCGACCTGCTCGGCCTCCCGCTGCGCTGACCGCTCTCCGGCACCCGACCGGGGGCTGAGTCGGGCGGGCTCAGCCCCAGAGCTCGCGGACGGCGGCGACGTGCGCCCGCGCCTGGGCGTACCCGGCGCGCGCCGAGGGCGGCCGCGCCCCAGGGTCGAGCACGTTCCGGCCGATGGCGGCGACCGAGGCGGCGTCCGGGGTGATGACAAGGTGGGGCACGTCCATCCGGGCCAGGATCCGCGCGGCGCTGTGCATCGGGCCGACCGACCGGTCGACCGGCGTCAGCGCGACCACCACGCCGCAGCCGGCGGCGAGGTCGGCGTTGGACCCGGACCGGACGCCGCCGTCGACGAAGGTGCGCGAGCCGATCCGGATCGGCGGGTAGACGCACGGCACCGCGCAGGAGGCGTTGACGGCGTCCTCGAGGCGGACCTCGGGCGTCGAGCCGCGCGGCCCGAACGCCGCCAGCTCGCCGGTCGCCACGTCGACCGCGGTGACGACGAGGTCGCGGTCGGGCCACTCGATCCCGCCGATGCGCTGGGCGACCTGGTCGTAGCGCTCCTCGACCGACGGCGTGCGCCCCTTCGCGGACGCCGTCACGGCGGCCCCGCCGAGCACCCGGCCGAAGCGCTCGAGGTCGCCGCGCGAGCGCAGCAGCGCCCCGGCGAACCGCGCGACCACCGCGCGACCACGCCGAGCCCGATCGAGGCGAGCGGCACCCCGCCGTCCCCGAGCTCGGCCGGCGCGAGCAGCTGGCGGCGGTAGAGCTCCTCGAGGGGGGTGCTGCTGGTGACCTGGGCACCCACGATCGAGCCCGCCGACGTGCCGACCACGCGCTCGGCGTCGGTCAGGTCGACGCCGGCCTCGGCGAGCCCCCACAGCAGCCCGGTCTCCCAGGCGATGCCCGTGATGCCGCCGCCGCCGCCCAGGACCAGTCCTCGTGTCGTCACCCGGCCAGTGTGCCCGGGTCGACCGCACCGACTTGCGTGGGCGTCCGTGGCTGGCAGGGTGGACGGCATGACGGACGACGATCCTGGGACCACCGAGCAGGAGGAGGAGGACAACCGCCTCGCGCTGGGTGTCGCCTTCGGCGCACCGATCGGGGTGGTCCTGTCGCTGCTGCTCGACAACTGGGCGCTGCTGGGCGTCGGGATCGCGCTGGGCCTGGTCTGGGCGGTTCTGCCGAGCGGGAAGGACCGGCGGTCCAGGTGAGCGGGCACGGCACGTCGCAGTGGCAGGTCCGCGCCAACCTCTACCGCGGGTGGCGGGCGCTGGGCGGCCGCCTCACCCTCGACACCGAGGCCCTGTCGTTCGAGCCGCACGGCCTCGAACGCGCGCTCGGTGGCGGCGTCCACTACCGCGCTCCCCTGGCCCAGATCAGCTCGGTCGCAGTTGCCCGACGAGGCTTCCCGCGCAAGCGGCTGGTCGTCGTGACCGCCGACGGCACCGAGGCCCGGTTCCTGGTGCCCAAGGTCGAGGCCCGCGCGGCCGACCTCCGCCGGGCGGTCCCGAGCCTCTGACCGGCTACCTCGCCACCCGCAACGTCTGCAGCGACGCGTCGGCGGCGTAGGCGATCCGGACGCCGGCCGCCCGCGCCGCGTCGAGCGCGGCCAGGGTCGCCGCGGTGACCTGCTCGCCGGGGGCGAGCACCGGGATGCCGGGCGGGTAGGGCGCCACCAGCTCGACGCTCACCCGGCCGAGCGCCTCGGTGAGCGGCACCGCCTCGGCGTCGGCGAAGTAGGCCTGCCGCGGCGTCATCACCGACACCGGCTCCACGGCGTAGGTCGCCGCGGGGGCGACCGGTCGCGGGGCGCCGCGGTGCCGCTCGATCGAGTCGGTCACCGCGTCGACGAGCGCGCCCAGCGAGTCCGCGGTGTCGGCGAGCGACACCACCGCGACGAGGGTGTCGCGCTCCGCGGCCTCGACGGGCAGCCCGGCGGCGAGCAGGTCGTCCTCGACGCGGACGCCGTGCGCACCGGTGCCGGGGAGCACCAACGTGAGCTTGAGCGGGTCGACGCCGTCGCCGCCGAGGACGACGAGACCCTCGACCTCGGCCAGCCGCTGCCGGGCCCCGCGGACGGCGTCGAGGGCGACGCCGAGCAGTGCCTCGCCGTCGCGCTCGAGGAGGGCCCGCGCCGCGTCGGTGCTGGCCAGGATGGCGCCCGCCGGGCTGGTCGTCGCGGTGGCCTCCACCCCGGCGTCGAGGCGTGCGGCGTCGATCCGGTCGGCGCGGGCCAGCACCAGCGCGGCCTGGCTCCAGGCCGGCAGCGTCTTGTGGGCGCTGACGACCATCGCGTCGGCGCCGAGGGCGAGGGCATGGTCGGGCAGCGCGGGGTGGAAGCCGAAGTGGGCGGCCCACGCGGCGTCGACGACGAGCGGGGCGCCGTGCGCGTGCGCCACCCCGGCCAGCCCGGCGACGTCGCCGACGGTGCCGACGTAGGACGGGTCGCCGACGAGCACCGCGCGGGCCTCGGGGTGCGCCTCGAGCGCGCGCGCGACACTGGCGGGGGCGACGCCGAGCGGCAGGCCGGTGCGCGGGTCGGTCTCGGGGCGGACCCACACCGGCGTCAGCCCCGCGACCACCAGCCCGAGGAGCAGCGAGCGGTGCAGCGTGCGGCTGACGACCACCGTGTCGCCGTCGCCGCCGAGCGCGAGCGCCAGCGCCTGGTTGGCGTGGGTCGCCCCGCCGACCGAGAACCGCGCGACGTCGGCGCCCCACAGCCGGGCGGCCCGGGCCTCGGCCTCGGCGAGCACGCCCCCGCTGAGCTTCATCGTGTCGAGGCCGGCGTACAGCGGGACGTCCCCGGCGACGACGTCGCCGACCAGGTCGTGGCGCTGCTTGTGCCCGGGGATGGTGAACGGCGTGGGCCGCTGCTCCTGGAAGCGCAGCCACGCGTCGAGGAGCGGCGCGTCGCCGCGCAGGCCGCGCGGGTCAGTCGCCACGGTGGCCCGCCGCCCAGGCCGGGAGGACGGCGACAAGCGCGCGGGCCAGGGCCCGCACCTGCCGCAGGTCGACCCACTCGTCGACGGCGTGCAGGCCGCCGCCGGAGGGTCCGCAGACCAGGGTGGGGCAGCTCGCCTGCCACAGCGGCGCCTCCATCCAGTACGGCGCGTCGAAGCTCGCCCCGGTGCCGAGCGCCCGGCCGAGGAGCCCGGCGAGGTCGGCCGCGGCGCCGTGGTCGTCGAGCCGCCACGCCTCGCGGCTGGCCACCAGCTCGCTGGTGGCCCGCATCGCCGGGGTCAGGAGGGCGTCGACCTCGGCGTGCGCGGCGGCCGAGCCGGGCTCGGTCGTGCGGCGCTCGACGACGCACTCGGCGTGGTCGGGCACGACGAACGCCGACCCGCCGCCACGCACCACGGTGACCGCGAGCTCGCCGCCGCCGGCCCGGACGCCCGGCGCGGCGCCGTCGACGGCGTGCAGGAAGCGGCCCAGCGCGGTGACCGCGTTGACGCCGAGCTCGGGCTGTGAGCTGTGCGCGGCCCGGCCCTCGAAGCGCACCCGCACCACCGCGAAGCCGCGCAGCGAGCGGGCCAGCGCGAGGTCGGTCGGCTCGGCGACCAGACACACGTCGGGCCGGACCCCCAGCCCGGGAAGCGCCGCGATCACGGCCTCGCTCCCGAGGCTCGCGTCCTCCTCGTCGGCGACCAGCGCCAGCACCGGCCGCACCCGCGCGCCCGCGGCGAGCAGGGCCTCGGCGGCGGCGACGACGGCCGCGACCCCGCCCTTCATGTCGGCGGCGCCGCGCCCGACCAGCCGGTCGCCGTCGACCCGGGCGGCGAAGGGCGCCGCCATCCCGCTCGTGCCGACGGTGTCGAGGTGCCCGTTGAGGACGACGGTCGGGACGTCGTCCGCCCCCGGCGCGACGGCGACCAGGCTGGGCCGGTCGGGGCGGCCGGCGGCGGGCACGACGTGCGTGGCGAACCCCGACCGGGCCAGTCGCGCCCGCAGGTGCTCGACGATCGCCGTCTCGCCGGCCGCGCCCGGCACCAGGCCGGGGTTGACGCTGTCGATCGCGACGAGCTCGGCGGCGAGGTCGGCGGCCACCTGGCCCACGTCGGCGGGTGCACCGCTCACGACCGGAGCACCTTCTCCATCGGCCGGCCCCTCGCCAGCTCGTCGACGAGCTTGTCGAGGTAGCGGATCTGCTGCATGAGCGGGTCCTCGACGTCCTGGACGCGCACGCCGCACACCGAGCCGGTGATCAGCGCGACCCCCGGGTTCACCTCGGCCGCGGCGAAGAAGTCCGCGAACGTCGTCCCTGCGTCGAGGTGGGCGGCCAGCGCCCTCTCGTCGAAGCCGGTGAGCCAGGCGATCACCTGGTCGAGCTCGGCCTTCGTGCGGCCCTTCTTCTCGACCTTGGCCACGTAGTGGGGGTAGACCGACGCGACGCTGACGCTGAAGATCCGGCTCATCCTGGGCAGGGTAGTCCCCGGCACCGACGCCGCCCCGGCTCGTTCCACGGGTCGCGCAGGGTCAGGCCGGCGGATCCCAGCCGAGCATCGTCGCGAGCTCGTCGCCGAGGGTCATCGGGTTGAACGGTTTCGAGATGACGCCGGCGACGTTCATGTCGTCCCACGGCTGCGGGCCGCCCACCTGGAGCTTGGCGGTCAGCAGGACGACCGGGATGTCGGCGGTCCTCTCGTCGGACTGGAGGGCGGCGAAGGTGGCCCGGCCGTCGATGATCGGCATCATCAGGTCGAGCAGCACGAGGTCGGGACGGTGGGTCTGCGCGAGCAGGATCGCGGCCTCGCCGCCGCTGGCGGGGATCACCGTCCAGCCGGCGACCACCTCCAGCGTCACCTGGGTGATCTCGCGGATGGAGTCGTCGTCGTCGACGATCAGCACGGTGGGCGGCGTGGTCACGGCACCCGCCCGTCGTCGACGCCCCGGAAGGTGCCCGCGTAGTAGGTCTGGCGGTCGATGGTCGCCACGCTCACGTCGCCGGTGCGGCCCAGGACGCGCGCGGCGTGCCGGCCGAAGGAGAGGTCGTCGTCGTTGAAGGCGCAGATGTCCCACCCGACCACGGCCTCGGCCTCGGCCAGCACCGTGCCGATCCGGTGGATCATCGCCTGGAAGGCCCGGCTGCGCCGGTGCTCGCGCTGGACCAGCGTGAAGCCGATGTAGTAGACCGCGTCGCGCGCGAACTGCTCGGGGTAGTGGTGGCGGAAGTAGGCCGGGCTGATCCACGGGACGGTCTCGAGCTGGTTGGTCAGCGTCGACATGCCGATCGCGGTGCCGTCGCTGGAGCGGGCGACGTACTTCGCGACGCGCGGGTCCTCCATCTCCTCGAGGAACTCCTCGCGGTGCAGCAGCTGGCGGGCGACGGCCTTCGTCTCGAGCTCGCCGAAGGTCTCGCGGTACAGCGCGTAGTAGGCCTCGGCGGTCTCGACGTCGACCTTCTCCTCGACCGTGACCTCGAGGTCGCCGCGCGAGCTCACGACCGTCCCCAGCCGGCGACCTCGTAGGCGGCGATCGCCAGGGCGCACACGGGCCTGACGGTGCAGTGCGCGGTGACGATCGCGGTGTGGACCTCGCCGAAGTCGATCCCGCGGTTGGCGGCCATGTCGGCCAGGCTGAGCCGGATCTGCTCGTCGACCGAGGCCTCGCTGCCCCCGGTGTGCTCGACGAACAGGCCGCCGATCTCGGGGTGGATCGTCCAGCCGAGGCCGGCGGAGACGATCTCGCCCGGGTGGTCGGCGTAGGCGACGGACTCCACGCAGTAGAGCCGGTCGCCGTGCGCCCCCGGGAGCGTCTCGGAGGTCCGCGACACGTTGGCGCGCGGGGGGATCACCGACGAGAGCGGGATCAGGTTGAAGTCGGCCACCCCGGCACCGAGCAGGGCGGTGTCGAAGGCGGAGAGCAGGGTGCGGCCCTCGCCGACGGCGGTCCTGACGGTGATCTCGAGCGGGGTGTCGTGCGTTCCGGTCACGTGCGGATGCCTCTTCCTGGGAGTACTGGTGGGGTGGCGAGCAGCTCGAGCACCCGGTCCTCGACCGCGGTCGGGTCGACCCGGCTCTTGGTGACGAAGCTGGTGCGCCCGAGCGTCAGTCGTGGGCGGTCGTGGGGCTCGACGTCGGCGGCGCTGTAGACGATGACGTCGAGGTCGGCGGTCCGGGGGTCGAGCGCGAGTCCGGCGACCAGGTCGTGGCCGGTCCCGTCGGGCAGGGCGACGTCGAGGATCAGCAGCCGCGGCGTGTTCCGGG
It encodes the following:
- a CDS encoding M20/M25/M40 family metallo-hydrolase, with the protein product MSGAPADVGQVAADLAAELVAIDSVNPGLVPGAAGETAIVEHLRARLARSGFATHVVPAAGRPDRPSLVAVAPGADDVPTVVLNGHLDTVGTSGMAAPFAARVDGDRLVGRGAADMKGGVAAVVAAAEALLAAGARVRPVLALVADEEDASLGSEAVIAALPGLGVRPDVCLVAEPTDLALARSLRGFAVVRVRFEGRAAHSSQPELGVNAVTALGRFLHAVDGAAPGVRAGGGELAVTVVRGGGSAFVVPDHAECVVERRTTEPGSAAAHAEVDALLTPAMRATSELVASREAWRLDDHGAAADLAGLLGRALGTGASFDAPYWMEAPLWQASCPTLVCGPSGGGLHAVDEWVDLRQVRALARALVAVLPAWAAGHRGD
- a CDS encoding DUF2200 domain-containing protein, with product MSRIFSVSVASVYPHYVAKVEKKGRTKAELDQVIAWLTGFDERALAAHLDAGTTFADFFAAAEVNPGVALITGSVCGVRVQDVEDPLMQQIRYLDKLVDELARGRPMEKVLRS
- a CDS encoding response regulator, with the translated sequence MTTPPTVLIVDDDDSIREITQVTLEVVAGWTVIPASGGEAAILLAQTHRPDLVLLDLMMPIIDGRATFAALQSDERTADIPVVLLTAKLQVGGPQPWDDMNVAGVISKPFNPMTLGDELATMLGWDPPA
- a CDS encoding pyruvoyl-dependent arginine decarboxylase, with amino-acid sequence MTGTHDTPLEITVRTAVGEGRTLLSAFDTALLGAGVADFNLIPLSSVIPPRANVSRTSETLPGAHGDRLYCVESVAYADHPGEIVSAGLGWTIHPEIGGLFVEHTGGSEASVDEQIRLSLADMAANRGIDFGEVHTAIVTAHCTVRPVCALAIAAYEVAGWGRS